The genomic DNA GTTCACAGCACCATGCTTGGAACCTGAAATCTGAAATGTCAGGGGAAAGTCTTGTGAACTATGAGCACTGAACAGAACAGGAAGGGGGGAGCATGCAGGGCTTGGTCTGGGAGCGTGGAACTGCTCCAGTGTGTGTTCTGTAGGGCCAACtatctgcattttttccatttgcttctaAAAGGTAAGACAAATCCaggtgattttatttctttttctttttttcattgttttttacAACATCTGCCTACCCACATTCTGCAGTCACCTGTGACCCAAGCGTGTATCTTGTTCTTTCCTAGTGATGTGGTGCTCAGCTTCTGTTGATATCCTTTTCCTCTTGGATGGCTCCTACAGCATTGGCAGAGGCAGCTTTGAAAGATCGAAGCACTTTGCAGGCAAGCTCTGTGATGCCCTGGACATCCATCCGGGCAGGGTGAGTGTTGGGAAtgattccttttgctttcaAGCAGCTTGATGAAGTATGAGAGGGCCAGTGGAAGCTTATTGAGTGAAATGGCAAAATTCAACCTAGCAGCTGCATGAGTAACAGCAGGTCTTGGCCAGATGCCCTGTTGTTTTATCCCTGCAGATATATCTGCAGAATCTGCAGAATACCTGCAGATTCTGGGGGCTGCTTTCTTAAATGCTGTACTTTTCCTGGTCTTTCTGTTAATCCTTAAATAGGACTGAAAATCAGTAGCCTTTTTAGCTTTGAAGATGTCACATTCCACTAAACTTCTTCTAAGGCTTCAGTGCAATATTCTGGGCAATATAAATGTTTTTGCCAGTTTATGTTTTTGGGCATTTTCAACTATAGTGAATGGTTTTAGGGCAggcaatggaaaaataattgccTGCTGTGCTCAATGCAAGAAGGGGCTGCTGTTAGTAATAGAAACGCTGCCCCCAGCGAGTCTAATTGGTTTGATATAAAAGGTGTTGTGTATAAACTTACTATGTTTTTGAGGCTCTAAGCTGCTCTGAGAGGATAAATACAGATCTTGCAGCTGTAGCAGAGGCTTCCATGTTTTTTGCAGCTGAgctttttttgccttgtttgtAATCTGTACAGATATTACTGTGCTCTTTTCTGAAGTTCATTTAGAGTGCCAGGAGTTTGACAcacaaaacagtgtttgttGTGGTAGGGTTTAGTGTTCTCCAATCTGTAAATTGTTCAAAAGAGTGACACCCACACACTTTCATACTCTAACCTTTCCTTTTAGGTCCGCGTAGGAATGGTACAGTTTAGTTCTGCTCCCCACCTTGAGTTCTCATTGGATTCCTACCTAACCAAACAACAAGTGAAAGAGAGGATCAAGAGGACAGTGTTCAGGTCAGCTTATTCTGAAggtcttctctttttctgggCTGTGAATGATTTCTGGACTGAGAATTTCCTGAAGTGTAGACGTTGGCACCTCAGCTGTGTGTATACCAGTGTGGCGCACTCAGGAAAGGGGATGAATGTCCAGTGCCTGTGATCCGTGATGCATGGGCTGTCTTTGTCACTGCAGGCTGATAGGGATGAAGGCTTTCAGCATCCCTCTGTAAGGTGGTCAATAGAAGAGCGTttctgtgctgggcagtgggtTATGTCCTTCCTcaggcaggaggtgctgggtTGGTGCACCCTGCCATCgtttgcagggctgctgcagggatgtgcTCACGTATCCACAGCCATGGCTTatagaagcagcagcaagcattGTCTTCCCATCCATCTAAGCATTGGCAGGGCAGTGTGCAGCTTGCATTTCTGGTGATTACAATTTCCTTTGTCCTCGGAGGTAGTGATGAATTGCTAGTCCCTTGAAATCTGTGCATGTGTTCCTGCTGAATTCAAGAGGATCTGGTATTCAGACAGaagcctttttcttcctgaatgtTAAGACTTGGATGTGTTCCCATGACCTCAGGAAGTGGAGCAAGAAGCCCAGAAACTCTCAGAGGCTCTCAAAACCCAAACTTTTAATCTCTGAGTAATATTTTTGGATTTAGAAAGGATCTGACATCTACCCCAAATAACTCTTGTTCTGATGAAAGGAGTGTCGATACAGCCTGCAGGTGCCTGCTCCTTCTTTTGTCCATCTGCACCAGTGCTGCAGATTGGCTGGGCATTTCTCAGGGATgtctgctgctctcagcataCTGCAAGCATACTGATCAGTTTTGACTTCCAGACAAGATCAGTTGGCTGGGTTTTGTTGCACTACTTTTGATAAGCTTATAAAATCTTGTATAATGTTACAGAGAAAGCTTAGCAGAAAGCAAGAcacatttcctttccttggcTGTGGCTTAGAGGTGTGTGAGAGCAGCAAAAGAGCAGCAGTGTTCAGTGCCTGGCAGTGAAATTCCTTGATGACAACAGAAGGATGCTGACAGatcaaacagaaataatgatcTTGCGCTTGGCCATTTCATCTAGTTTAAATGAAAACCTGACATTTCAAAGTAGATAAAATAGTTACAGACAGATTCCAGTTGGCTTCTGAAGAAGCAGGGTGTTTGGTGTCTTGGTTGAAAGCCTTCCTGATGTGCTCCTGATGAGCCTTTGGCCAGCAAGGCATTTCCCAGCCTCACCCCCTGCTCCTGGTGCAGTGCTGAGAGAAGCAGCCCCAGGCTGTGGAGAGGCAGTTGTTGATCTATTCCGAGACAGACAGTCTCTTTCTGTTAGTTTCATCCAAATAGCTTTTGAATGCAAGATTCAAAAGCCCAGATTAACTAAATTTGGCAGTGATCTCAGAAGCAAAATCTCTTATAAATTTGTTTCATGCAAGTTCGGTCACAGTAGAGAAACCTTAGTGCTCTTTCTGAGGAAAGGTAGCAGGTGAAGTCTGCATCAGCTTTGGCTTCAAAAAGTCCTTATTGGATGTGTGTTTAAGGCCTTCATCCACTGTGCCACAAGCCAGTGAAACTCCAAATACAGATCAAAAAGAAAGCGAGTTTAATGAGCTTTGATGCATGGAGACTCTTTATTAACCTTTTCTAATCCTTGGTGCTCCTGAAGGCACAGTTTGCTGTGTCCATCAAGATGTTGTCACCAAACTGTACACAGTATATTTTCCCTCATGCCCTGCATTTATCACTGAAGCATCTGACAGTTGCTGACATCTGGTCAGAAAAAAGGCTGATGTGGACAGACCATGAGCACACAGTCGCTGTGCATGCTCTGAGATGGTGGAGAGCAGAAAGAATTTTGAACTGAAATGGCCTGGCAGGTACCAGGGTTAGAAAGTCTGTGTGAAAATCAGAGAGTAGACAGAAAAGCATGAACATGGGGGActggaacttggtgatccttgaggtcccttccaacccaagcaattctatgattctgtgaacttggGTATGATCATATGCTTTTCTAGAACAAGCAAACTAGATagtaaagcaaaagaagaatgttcagaaaggaaatgggaGTGTGAGTGTCTCAGCACAGTTGGAGGAGGTGCCTCCAAGAGGCTGTTgacacttttttgttttggctcCCCTTGCTTGCTCTggctggaaataaaagcaagcctGTAAGGCTGTCACAGGAAGAGATTTATAGCACAGCTTCTTGGGCAGAATTAGGTGACAGATGGAATGTCTCCTCTCATCTAGCAGCTTAGTTATCAGCAGGTCTGGAGCGTGTTCCTAGAGAGATGGGCTCTGTCTGATACTGCAAGTCCAGTCAGGGACAGCATACTACAGAGCTCTTGTGTTGTGCCAGTGGAGAACAACCAAGAAAGGTGAGACTTTCTCCTGCCTTtctttgcccagagaggtggtggatgccccatccctggatacattcaaggtcaggctggatcaGGTTCTAAGCACTTGAccaagctgtaggtgtctctgttcgttgcaggggagttggagcaTATGACCTGtaaaggtcacttccaactgtAAGGATTTTATGGATCTAAGAGCCATCCTCTGCCTCATCTTCAGGGTCCCTGTTAGGTTACCCATAGCTTTTGCTGAAGTAagtctttgttgtttttgttgtgtatATTCCTGCTAGAGACCGTCATTTCATGTATCATTTTTATGAcatttaatggtatgtggaacGTGGAGCTCGCCCTTGAGTAGGCATCTGAAACAGTCTATTCAAGTTAAGTCTTGTAAGCATAGAACAGTCTGTGCCCCACAGAGCTCACTGTCAAGTACTACTAGTGTAAAAGTGCAGCATATAAAGACAGCCACATCTTGTATTCTCTCTTGTGTATGCATAGCAGTCCTCTTCTTATTGTCCTCTATAGCAGCAGAGCACAATAGCAATTAAATCGCacctttgggggaaaaaaaagaaaggattctTTGGCAAGCTGTaccttgttttctgaagtggCTTTTAAGGTTGCTTTGTTTGCGAGTTATTACACAGCTGCTAGGCTTGAGGTCTGCCGTTCCCCAACACTTAGCAATAACCTATTTTACCAAGTTGATTTGTATCACTGCTGGAATGTTGTGCCTTGGCACCTGAGTCTTGGTGCTTTGTTACGGTGAGAATCAACAAGTATTGAGCTAATTACTTCCTACCCAGAAGCATTCCCTTCTGGGCTGAATTCAAGGGCTGCCAAAATACTGAGATGGCTGGCATGCATCCACAAACTGCTTCTGTGGGGCCGGGCAAGAGGGAGAAAATGGTTTATCACAGGATACAAGTGAGTTGAAAAGGATAACTCATTGTGTTTAAAATGACCTGATGCCTGTTTCACATGATCCCATCTTGAgaagtgctgtgtgcagcctgtATGAATGCCAGTGGCTGATGCAGCTTCTCTGTTGTATCAGTGCTGCTGGCATACAACGAGGTGAAGGTATTGCTTTCAATTGAGTTTAGTGGTGGTGTAGACAGCTAGAGCATCAGGTGGCTTTTCTTTATGCTTACTTTGCTAAGGGGGTACTGGCGAAACCCTGAAGAAAACATACCTTGTATTTGTTCCTTCTGAGTTTCTGGGGACATGCTAAGAAGCTTtcagcatttgtattttcagaagctttccTACAGGATGGATAAGTTAACCCCTAGATTAGCACAGGAGAAGAAGGCACAGACTTCCTGCACACTGTTGGACTGCAGACTTTTGGTCACAGTCTGCAGTGCATAGCTCTCCTGCTGTAGGTCTTGGTCTCAGAACTGCAGAAGATCCACCGGAGGAAAAGGGATGACATATAGCAAGAGTGTAGAGCTCTCCTATGCatcaggagaaaacaaacaccaacaTCACAGAAGTTTTCCATGTTCTGCCCTGTGGTGCTATGTTTCTGACTGGAATTTAAGAGGTTATTGTTAAACAGTGTTTTCAGATGGCTCTTAAAGGAACTTCAggtggaaaaacagaagtaattgAGGTGTCTATCACAGCTGGAAATAATGTAAGTATCCTATAGGTCTGGTTACTGCTCTGGTTGCAGGAGTGCTCTGCTGTGCTAAGTCTTCTGGAGACAGCTCTAGATTGAAAAGGAGAGAGGCTAGGATAGATAGGTAGGGCCTAtggaaagatgacaaaaaatgaCAGGGATTAGACATCTCTCTGGATGCCCTGTATGGCAACAGACAAAAATACGCAAAGTTCATCATTACTGAGGGATGGAAATTTGAAAATCCAAAGGCAAATTCAATAGCAATAGAAGAAGTTTGATTTCTGGTTTTCCCATGTTATCTCCCTTGTCTCTAGAGGTGGCAGCACAGAGACTGGTCGGGCTCTGAAATACATTCTCCGTAAGGGATTCCCTGGTGGCAGGAACTCGACTGTCCCCAAGATCCTGATCATCATTTCGGATGGGAAGTCCCAGGGCAGTACCGCAATGCCTGCCATGCAGGTGAAGGAGAGAGGAACAACAGTTTTTGCAGTGGGAATCAAGTTTCCAAGGTAGGAAACCTTCCACACATTTGGAAATGAAGGCCCAGTTCCCCAAAAGCCAAGTGTGGGGTTTTGTACTCAGTTCTTTGGGGGTGACATAGGGCCTGGTTATACCAGCGGCTGAACCCTTTGCTCCGCAGGTGGGAGGAGCTGCATGCTCTGGCCAGTGAGCCCACTGAGCAGCACGTGCTCTTTGCCGGCGATGTCAGCGATGCAGCCAATGGTCTGTACAGTGCCCTGagcagctccatctgcagcgTCACCACACCAGGTAACCCCAGGCCTGGCCCCTCCTTACACCTCGCCTTTGAATTTTTGTTTGAGTCACTGAGTGAGGAGAGATGAGGTGGTGTCAGAAATGGTACCTAGAGCCAGGGTGTCTGAGGTCTGTGTCTTGGAGCAGTCACACTGAGCATCAGTCGCTTTGAGATAACCTGTTTCTGGTGACCAGGCTTGTCAGATGCCTCTCCAGATAGCTGTAGGTTGCAGGATCCTAAGTCTTTCTGTGGCATTCACCTCAGGAAATGGGAATGCTGCTCGTTGCTCATGTCATGGGTAAAAGAGGGATTATTCCTTCTAGAGACTGTCACTTCACAGTTCATTTTTTATGACATTTCGTGGTACATAGAGCACAGATCCACTTCTTGCATaggcacacagctgtgctaaATCTTCTTTCAGACTTGGCTATGTGGTAAGTCAGGCAGGGCTCGCAAGAGATGGAAGAGACAGCCATATGGAGACTAGAGTGGTCCATAGGTAAAAGCAAATCAAATATGTGAGTAATGAGGGCACCGGAGCACTGAAAAGTGCTGCTGAactcagcagtgccagctgtgtAACAGAGCCAAGGAGGCAGAAGAGTGTGTACAAAGCTGGAATGTACTGAGATTGACCACAGAGAATTTCTCTTCTGGGGTCTCACAGAGGCACTTTTGACAGGTAGATGAAGAAAGCTAATTTGCTTCAAAGTGGGTGCTCTGTGCCTGCACAGACTCTGTATTTTTAGGCAGTTGGTTTGCTCTTTGCTACAGGTTGCAACATTGAATCCTTTCCTTGTGAACGCAGAACTCTGGAGACTGAgaaagaactggctggaagcTATGTCTGCTGGAAAGGCTCAAAGCAGCAGAATGCAGTGCATGCTTCACTGTGCCCTTTTTACAGGTGAGCCTGACACCCACATCTGACCATGGCTTTCCTGGGGTGAAGACAATGCCTTCTTCAATATGGCAAATACAAACTTGTGCTcaaggcttttattttatagaatcatttaggttgaaATGTCCTCTAAAATCATTGAGTCCAAAAGTCACGTCTTCTTAGATTAAGGAAATGATGGAGAGAGTTGAAAAATCCTACGGGGAGGCATAGTTGAGGGCTGAGGTTTCTCAGTCTAAACCTTGTCTTTCTGGTTCCTATTGCAGCTGGATAAGCCAGAAGCCTGAATTAATGTTGAATAAGAAATTCACACTGCTGTAAAATTTTAATTCCAATTTAGAACAAAAAAGTTAACATATTTTCTGtagcaacttaaaaaaaatatatatcatttGAAGCCTTAAAGATATGTCCATCGTCCTTAATTCTAGCGTGGTGGAAGCATAGACCatcctgaattggaaggaaCTTAAAAGGATCATCGAATCCAAATTctgactccacacaggaccactggAAAATCAAACCATGCGtttgagagcattgtccaaatgctttttgaacTCCAGCAGTGTTATGGTAGAGTTCAAAAGCAAAAGAGCAGACTTgataaaatgaagtgttttaGTTTTGCTGCTTTACTTAGAAtagatgttttctttcaaaatatttgttttgaaaaattgccttttcaaaggaaaatttgtTCCATTGAAAACAAAGTATTACCAGCCTTGAGATTGCCTTGTTAATCTTTAAAGCCACTATAGATTTGATTGTCCTGTTCAATAATAAACTTCCCATTTCAGATTGAAAAGAGTCTCAATAAAACACCCATCCAGATGCTTCCGAACCACATGTACAGGTAGGACTATTATCTTTTTTGAATCttatttacaaaacagaaaaggtaaCAAAGAGGAGTTTTTACCCTCACTGCTAAAACTTTTGTTCCGAGTGAGAGTTTGAGGCACtgagtctggttggaggcctgtagctagtggtgtcccccagggctctaTACTGATTCCAGTCTCATTCAACATActcatcagtgacctggacGAAGGCACAGAGTGCATTCAGCAGGGTTATGGGTACCGAATTGGGTGGAGTGGCATATGTGCTTGAGGACTGcactgccattcagagagaccttgACAGACTGGAGATGTGGGCAGAGAAGAACATAATGAAGAATGTATTTACACAGACGTAATTTCACTGGCATTattgcaaagcaaaagcagtgagGTTACAGTCTGCTTTGCTGTCttcactgctggcagctgttCCATCTGTGTGAAGATGCACACGGCCCTGCCTCAGTTCATGCTGCAGGAAGATGGGCTGAAGTTTGGCCCCTTTTCCACAGTAATGGTTGTGTTTGTGTTGTCACAGGATGGGAGGGTGCATGTTCCCTGCTGACTTTACGTCTTCTCCTTCTTTGGTTCCATTTAGACCCTTGTGACTCCCATCCGTGCCAGAATGGGGGTACGTGTGTCCCAGAGGGACTGGACAAGTACCACTGCCTGTGCCCTGTGGGATATGGAGGAGGCATACACTGTGGTAGGTGTCAACCTGacttctccctccttccttctcaaCTGTGTCTTGCCTTGGTAAGTGGTCGTGGCATGGCCGTGGGAATGGCTGGACTTAGGCTGCAGCCTTTGGGCTGTACTCCAGGGGATCAGCTGAATTTTCTCTTACGCCATTTCAGTATACTGAATCAGGCCTAGTGACTGGGTCTCACCAATACTGATAATGTCACCCTGATACAACTACCTTAAATGTAGGTAGAACACAAGTAGGAGAACGGAAAAATTGGGAGGGACATAGAAGCGTTTGTCCCTGCACACATGGGCCCAGGAGGGACTCCCAGTTTGGGGAGTTCAGTATAAGCCTTTAGAGGCTTGTGTGGCATCCacccaaaacaaaaatcactcttggcagagctgccctgcaaCTTGAGCCATGTCTGGCAAACTATTTAGGCTGCTGGACACAACAGACCTTTCTACACCACCGAGCTTCCATCAAGAACCGGCAGAGGCGCTCAGCATGCTTGTTCCTGCCATGCATACAAGAAACTGCTGTCTCTCTTTTCAGCGCCAAAGCTGAGCCTTGATTGTGGTGTGGATCTCCTTTTCCTGATGGACAGCTCAGCAGGGGTCACACTGGAGGGATTCCTGCGTTACAAGGCGTTCCTCAAGAGGTTCTTTCAAGCAGCAATGGGCCGGGACTCGCCTGCAAATGTGGGGGTGGCCCAGTATGATACCAACGTCAGGATACCCGTTGAAGTGGGACAACACAAGGATGTGTTTGGTCTCATGAAGAGCATTGATGCTTTGAATTTCAGCGGGGGAGGAACCCTGACGGGCAGAGCCCTGCGGTACATTGCACAGCATGGTTTTAGGAGCACCCCAGTCTTTGCAGATGTGCTGGATGATCTCCCACGTGTGGTGGTCTTGCTCACTGACTCCAAGTCCCAAGACCCAGTGGCAGAAGCTGCCAAGTATGCAAGGGACAGAGGTCTCTTGTTGATCGGTGTAGGCAGCAGCTTTGtgaaggcagagctggctgAAGTGACTGGCAACCCAAAGCAGACCATTGTCTACTCAGACCCCCAGGATTTGTTCAACAGGatcccagagctgcagagaagaaTTTGCAGTGTGAACAATCCTGAAGGTAAGAAAGTGATGTAAGGGATGCAGGAGAAGTTTGTCAAACCAAGAGGTCTTCTGACCTCCGTTGGGGTATAGGGGAGGTAGAAGGATAAATGTCCTCGTTTTGCTTGTGTCAGTCACAGGTGAGGCACTAAGCTTCCATCATTGCTCTTATGATGGAGCTGTATCTGTTGATGTTAAGAGGCCTTTTATCATCCTTCACAGTCAGTGATCGGCAGCAATGAAATTGGCCCACAATTTATTCCCACTGCTTTTTTTGGAATACATCTacatactgaaaaatacagtgtttgcACTCTTATCCAGGCTGCCAGGTGCAGTCTCTTGATTTGGTATATGCAATGGATGCCTCAGCTGGAGTTGGCCTGGTgaattttctgcagctgaggGACTTTGTCAGGAAAAGCTCTTGGCACTTCACCATCAACTGGGATGTCACCCAAATTGCCCTTGTGGCCTATGGCAGCAGAGCTTACACTGTGTTCGCATTGGACACCCACACAAACAATTCAGCTCTCCTCCAAGCCATCAACCAGGTGCCTTTCCTTGGAGACATTGCCTCTGCCAGCAGTGCCTTACTCCAAATTAACAGAGACATGGTGACAGTGCAGAAGGGAGCAAGGCCTGGTGTCAGcaaggtggtggtggtgctcaCAAATGGAGGTGGCATGGAGGATGCAGCTgccccagctcagcagctgagAGACAGCGGTGTCGTGGTGTTTGTGGTTGTCATTGGGAATGCAGAGAGGGACACCCTGCTGAGGGTTGCTGGGTCTCCCAGTTACCTGGTGTGCATCTATTCCTATGAAGACCTGCAGCACTACCAAGACCTCATCACTGAAAGAATCTATGAAGGTGAGAGCATCCTAAACTTGCTATTTAtgatgctgccagcagcttgTGGTAAACTGTAAACAAGCACAGAGGGGACTTTCTTCTGTAGCCTGTGTTATTGTAGGCTTTATGATGTGTTAATGAGTAATCTTGTTGTCACTTCCACTTAACAGGTGGAGAGACCATGGTATTGAGATCTGGTGGTTGTCCAAAGCATTCCTAATGGGAATAGGAGGCAGCTTTCCCAAGGTTCAGTGCAGGTGGTGAAATGAGGCTTCATGTGACTGCTCTTTCTATCCCTGTCATGTCTATGTTCTgccttcactgaaagaaaaaaatattgctctttggttgtttttttggttttttttttgacattgcTTTTAAATCTGTAGAATTCACTGTGCATTGCTGTAAGCTCTGTGGTGTAGCTGAGACTGAAGGGAATACATTTCTGCAGCCACCAGTGTTGGTCCCTCAGTGAGTTCTCTGCTGGCTCCTTCAGCAGCTTTGTGCACGTGTTCCTCCTCAGTGTCCCACTGTGAGACACTTAAGATTTTCTTGGCATTGCACAGCATTTAATCCTAAATCAGGATCTGTCTGGTTTTGAAGCGTGCATGCTAGAAAACGGAGGTCTTCAGACAACTTCTGCTTAATTTTGTTTGCAGGACCAAAATCCTTGGCTCTGAGGCATTCAGGGGGGcataattttcaaatattcatgTAAA from Lagopus muta isolate bLagMut1 chromosome 5, bLagMut1 primary, whole genome shotgun sequence includes the following:
- the VWA2 gene encoding LOW QUALITY PROTEIN: von Willebrand factor A domain-containing protein 2 (The sequence of the model RefSeq protein was modified relative to this genomic sequence to represent the inferred CDS: substituted 1 base at 1 genomic stop codon); translated protein: MESQETTIKVLLCRRASVAAALNPPGLPSPCNTRPQRPFLHRILGVFKDHLSPSSKRQLSTRLYPTKTCGAGRAEAGLRSRLLLLPAEPPRVAQSSAWKRRRFVTMNLLPFESLCVFLLPQVWLASGTQEIYADQETIGKISAAGQLMWCSASVDILFLLDGSYSIGRGSFERSKHFAGKLCDALDIHPGRVRVGMVQFSSAPHLEFSLDSYLTKQQVKERIKRTVFRGGSTETGRALKYILRKGFPGGRNSTVPKILIIISDGKSQGSTAMPAMQVKERGTTVFAVGIKFPRWEELHALASEPTEQHVLFAGDVSDAANGLYSALSSSICSVTTPGCNIESFPCERRTLETEKELAGSYVCWKGSKQQNAVHASLCPFYRLKRVSIKHPSRCFRTTCTDPCDSHPCQNGGTCVPEGLDKYHCLCPVGYGGGIHCAPKLSLDCGVDLLFLMDSSAGVTLEGFLRYKAFLKRFFQAAMGRDSPANVGVAQYDTNVRIPVEVGQHKDVFGLMKSIDALNFSGGGTLTGRALRYIAQHGFRSTPVFADVLDDLPRVVVLLTDSKSQDPVAEAAKYARDRGLLLIGVGSSFVKAELAEVTGNPKQTIVYSDPQDLFNRIPELQRRICSVNNPEGCQVQSLDLVYAMDASAGVGLVNFLQLRDFVRKSSWHFTINWDVTQIALVAYGSRAYTVFALDTHTNNSALLQAINQVPFLGDIASASSALLQINRDMVTVQKGARPGVSKVVVVLTNGGGMEDAAAPAQQLRDSGVVVFVVVIGNAERDTLLRVAGSPSYLVCIYSYEDLQHYQDLITERIYEEAKRPVNLCKPNPCMNQGVCILRPGSYWCECHGWEGLHCESRVPXGDSPRSPVLPTDSHVQQIPGSFQCFSGDHRHLKRS